One Zeugodacus cucurbitae isolate PBARC_wt_2022May chromosome 3, idZeuCucr1.2, whole genome shotgun sequence genomic region harbors:
- the LOC105216908 gene encoding angiopoietin-related protein 2-like, translating into MPRFVFYILLNYFLISQIKFGISQNNDTSTTCDCHYDVQIEVVKKVMKDLEEVRKSTDKISNIEKQLLANRASNPSSCMEAAANSFQSGIYKIKLEKLNITDLEVFCEEYVDFGGWLVIQRRQSGSVNFTRDWHSYKQGFGELNGNFWIGLEKLHALTSSCEQELYIQLEKRNGKKFFAKYAEFLIGAESESYTLKKLGNYNGNAGDSLSSKLGYKFSTYDRDNDGEDLWNCAEYLEGGWWFNGCDDSNLNGVYGDNDYGVHWVRLEKDKSLSFAQMMIRPTQNCWRRLMLSNLNRCA; encoded by the exons ATGCCTCGCtttgttttctatattttactgaattattttctcatttcgcaaattaaatttggaattaGTCAGAATAATGATACGAGTACAACATGCGATTGTCATTATGATGTGCAAATAGAGGTCGTTAAAAAAGTGATGAAAGACTTAGAAGAGGTGCGAAAAAGTACagataaaatttcaaacattgaAAAGCAGTTACTTGCGAatcg AGCATCAAATCCATCTAGTTGTATGGAAGCAGCAGCGAACAGTTTTCAAAGtggtatttataaaattaagctTGAAAAGTTGAATATTACCGACTTGGAGGTGTTTTGTGAAGAATACGTCGATTTTGGAGGATGGTTAGTTATTCAACGGCGTCAAAGTGGCTCCGTGAATTTTACTAGAGATTGGCATAGCTATAAGCAGGGATTCGGTGAACTCAACGGCAACTTTTGGATCGGTTTGGAAAAACTGCATGCGCTCACCAGCAGCTGTGAACAGGAGTTATATATTCAATTAGAAAAACGCAATGGCaaaaaattctttgcaaaatatgcagAGTTTCTTATTGGCGCTGAGTCAGAGAGCTACACTTTGAAGAAATTGGGTAATTATAACGGAAATGCGGGCGATTCCTTAAGTTCCAAATTGGGATACAAATTTTCCACCTACGATCGTGATAATGATGGTGAAGATTTATGGAATTGCGCAGAGTACTTGGAAGGCGGTTGGTGGTTTAACGGTTGCGATGACAG TAATTTAAATGGAGTCTACGGTGATAATGACTACGGTGTGCATTGGGTGCGTTTAGAAAAAGATAAATCGTTATCGTTTGCGCAAATGATGATACGACCAACCCAGAATTGTTGGAGACGGTTGATGTTGAGCAATTTAAATAGATGTGCCTAA